In the genome of Verrucomicrobium sp., one region contains:
- a CDS encoding VOC family protein, with protein MSPDVFGGPPRHHHAALSVSNLDAAAGWYGEMLGFQAQAARRLELPHLRAALLQRDGFRLELIELYGSEASPLAWQEPDAQMKTRGYAHYAFQVADLDATIAALQAKGARFACEPGHLPALGIRYVHIFDLDGNLVEFAQELGA; from the coding sequence ATGAGCCCAGACGTCTTCGGCGGCCCGCCCCGCCACCACCACGCCGCCCTCTCCGTCTCCAACCTGGACGCCGCCGCCGGCTGGTACGGGGAGATGCTCGGCTTCCAGGCCCAAGCCGCGCGGCGGCTGGAGCTTCCCCACCTGCGCGCGGCGCTGCTTCAAAGGGACGGCTTCCGACTGGAACTCATCGAGCTCTACGGATCGGAGGCCTCTCCCCTGGCCTGGCAGGAGCCCGACGCGCAGATGAAGACGCGCGGCTACGCCCACTACGCCTTCCAAGTCGCCGACCTGGACGCGACGATCGCCGCCCTCCAAGCCAAGGGCGCCCGCTTCGCCTGCGAGCCGGGCCATCTGCCCGCCCTGGGCATCCGCTACGTCCACATCTTCGACCTAGACGGCAACCTGGTCGAATTCGCGCAGGAGCTGGGCGCCTAG